The Fusarium fujikuroi IMI 58289 draft genome, chromosome FFUJ_chr01 sequence CCCCAACTTACTGCCGGTATCCTTCACCGGGACAACAAAAATGGGATAAAACAACACAATCCTGGAGTTTGGACCCCAGATTTACAAGTTACGGAAGAAGGGATGACATTGCGTCCTTTCAGAGGTGCACTGATCCCCCGGCGGAtgctgatgacgatgatagcGATAGTGACAGGCTTTCAAAGCGCTACGACAATCAGACTCAGGGTACAATGCAAGCTGAGAAGAGGACACATGCCAGAGACCTGATTAGTCGACAAGGCTCGTCTGGAGGCTTCCACGATCCGAACATCTATCAATGGCTAGGTTGCGGGAGTCCTGATGACGATATCATCGAAGACGCCGATGGTGACCCCTGTGCAGATGACAGTAACCCTTGCGGGGACGGTGCAACCAACCTGGCGACTACCAATGGTGTGGCTCAAAGCCTTGACCCCCTTCCTGCATCCGGCGTCAGTACTGGTGCCATCACGTCGTGGCCGCCCCATTACACGGCAACCGACGCCCCGTCTTATGTCCCTTGCAGCACGCACAACGCTGATCCCGACGGGGGTATAGCCAGAGGCTACTGCGTCTGCTCAGGCTCAACCTTTGCGTTGTCCACTGACAGTAATGCCACCCCTGCCAACAGATGCGCCTACACGTCACCGCTGCCCAAGACCACAGTTTCCGTATCCCAGCTCCCCACCGGCCCTACTGCTTCTGCCCCATCCCCATCGCCTTACGTCCTGGTTATTTACACCAGAGAGATCGAGGTCGCTGGACACGGAGGCGTGACCGATACCAGGTGGTGGGACTGCAGGCCATTCGACAAGGGCGACCAGTCAGATAGTGATGTCTGTGCTATCAAGGATAACCCAATAGTTTACAGCACCGCCATTGGCCGAGCTTCACCATCGCAGTATCCGACCTCTTTGGCTACTTTTAGTCTTCATGGTCATTCGTCTTGCTCTTACCAGGGACCTAACACAGCGACAGTTGGTAGCGTGGTATGCGATGACGGACTCACCGCCAAGTGCACGGCCGCGCCTGAAGCTTCGCAAACTAGCTTCGTTGATTGCACCGACGGGGATGAAGTGCCAAATGGGCTTGCAAGAGATTTGTAAGTGACAACTTCCATTAGTTTCATTTCCCTCCTATAGCGCTATTCTCTTCTCTACTATGCTTTTACTGACACGATTCTTATTATAGTTGGTACGAGCGTCTATCTTGCGACTACCACTGAGTTCTTGGGCCTCCATATACTTTTATTCTCCTCTGCCTGCCTTTGTCCTTGTTTGGCCTCCACGTTGATTGACGGCTACATGTTTCGAAGCTTTACTACAACTTTAGTGACTGTCTTGGAATTTTCTCTTTGATAGATACTCGATGGCAGACAGGATGTTCTAGTAGACAGGAAACAAATCTGATATGTCATTTTATGTTCTTTATTTGCTTCTGTTATGCCTTTATCGCGTTAGTTACATTGCTTTGGGTAGTACCCAAGATAGCCTGAAAAGTCCTATTAGACAAGGTCCGATTCATAAGTGAGCAAGCTGCGCTGGATATTGCAATGTAACCGCTgaaatttattatttctcAAGAGCTTGATAAATCGCCTTTCCATAAGCCTCAGCCCGATCACTACTAACAAGTCCACCGCCCATCTTATTCATAGCATACGCAATCGTCATACGCTTATCCAAGTCCATGATGATAGTCGAGCCTCCCCAACCGCCCCAGAAACAGATCTTGCCCTCTGGGATCCATGGAAGTGCTGGAGAGGGTGTCAGCCCATATCCAATGCCAAGTCTGAACGGTAATCCAAGAACCAAGTCCTTTCCATTAGACTGTTCCTGGAAGATCAACTTGATAGTCTCCTCAGATAGAAGCTTCTTGCCTCTGGATGAGCCACCCAATGTGATTGCAGAGAGGATCCGCGCCAGTGAGCGGGAGTTGGCGTGGCCGTTCACAGCGCCTAACTCAGCTTGTCTCCAAGGCCCCGTGTTCACGGAGTTGGGGTCAAGTGGTGGATTGAGTAGCGTCTTGGCTTGGACTGATCCTTCTTCAAACTCTGGTATGATTCCTGTAAAGTCTGGGGGAATGATAGGAGAGATGCGGTCCCAGGTCTTCTCCGCTGCGCCAATCTGGAAGTCGGCATCCAGGACGCTCGCGATCTCGGTATCCACTAACTCGCGCAGTGACTTCCCAGAGACACGCTTGATCAGCTCTCCAAGTAGATGTCCCGAGCACAAAGCCTGATATCCCGATGCCGTTCCAGGAGTCCACCATGGAGCTTGTCTTGCTAGCATAGCAGTCGTCTTTTCAACATCATACATGTCTTCAGTCGACAATGGTTCTTCCCAGCCTGAAACACCAGACGTATGACCCAACAAATGTCTGACTAGAACATCCTGTTTTCCATTTTGCTCAAATTCGGGCCAGTAGTGTGAGACGCGCTCGTTGACATCAATCAAACCTCTGTCGACGAGCATGAGAACCGCGAGACTGGTGATGGTTTTTGTGCACGAGAATACATTAACGATTGTATCTTTTTCCCATGGCTTAGTTCGCTCCTTGTCTGCGTAGCCGCCCCAGATGTCCGCCACTTCTTTGCCGTCAATATCGATGGTGATTGAGGCACCAATCTCTTCACCTGACTCGAGGTACTTCTCCAGAAGAGTCTGAACGTCGTGGAACCTGGGGTCACAGGTTCCGTGGATCTGAGTCATTGTTGCTGTGGGGTCGTGTCCGGGCTGTGATCGGTATTGCATGTTGGACGAGGTTAAGGCCCTCCCTTGACAGCGACTTTATACCTGCAGCCCTTGGAGCTAGCGGTTAACATGCCGAGGCATCTTGACGGTGCTGTCCCGCGGGAAGCTAGTCTAGAACGCGGGGTATACCAGGCTAATGTGGATGTATTGGTTTTAGTTATTTCATTTTGGTCAAGTGGGCTGCGATCCGATGGGTCCACAAACGAAGAGCGATACACTTAGGCTTCATATTGCTATATGCATGATGCCTGGTGCCTGGTGCCAGAAGATTTCTTATGAAATCCAAGTCGGTATTATATGTCTGGATTAAAATAAGAACTCAACAAGCCTATAACTTACTGTATGACTGATCTTGTCGTGGCGACCCTCACTGGGTACCCAATCAGCTCATCTCATGGAGTGTATGGCTTGCATATAACCAAGGATCGAGACCATTCTAGAGAAGCTATCTTGTTCTGGCTAGCTTCAGCTTGTCAAGCCTTTGATCAATCTCGCCTATGAAGCTCTCGCTtagtttataataagtagtaAATGATTAGTAACATCTAACGTCATTGCATCCGGACTTGAATGATTAATTGTTTAATTGAACGTCTTCTCAAGCAGCTAAAGTGAATCAGAGTGCTTTAAAACGATGGAAGGTCTCTAATTGGCCAAGCGAAAGCTGAGGGTCGTTAAGAATTAGGAAGCAACTGGTTTGCCAATGCAAACGCCCAAATTAACATTAAACGTTGGATCAAAATTTCAGAGATATCAGTTATGCCAGCAAGCCAACGTTATATGGTGAATTTATATTGGACTTGGTTGATGAATGTCAATCACTTCCTTCACTTGACATCGCTTCCATCCCTACCAGCTGACGCCAAGACCAGTGCTTTGATCGGCGCGGCGGCCCCGGTTTTAAATCGTCCCTCCGGTGCATATTGAAATGCCGACGAGGGTCATGGGGATTCTGCGCAGAGCTGTAACGTAATTAACAGTGAATTTGAACTTATGTAGATGAAAAGAGGCGAAAGCATTCATCTCATGTCTCGTTTGGCGAATGTACGGTGAGTCTTCGGCCTAGAGACTGATACGCGAAGATATGCCGATCTGATCGACTTGCAGATCGCGTGCCAACGGTGCGATGCACTAACGGACTCTCGGGAAATAAGATATCTGACAGGGCAAACGTCTTTGTTCAGGCACCCAAGTCCATGTCAGCAAGATTGAATGACTGCCTTGTTTCTGATGAGGTGGGGTCAAACATACGTTTCCCGGTGGCTGAATAACGGCTCCGAGGCATCCGAAACCCAACATGATTCGCCATAAACAGCCCAACCCGCGAATAGCAGCCCATCAGCTGAATGTCTTGTGATCTCATTGACTCTCTATAATATGCGGGGAGACGCAGCACTCTAATCCAGCCTGGCGATGATGCCACTTTTCCAACTTTCATCTAGCCCCAACGCTTCCAAGACCCCCAATGCTAAGCCAGCCATGGCAAAGACAAAATCCAGAATTCAGCCATTTTTAGAGGCTGTTCGTAACGCCAGACAACTCATCTTCACCGTCATTGTTATCGCCATATTCGCCATTGCGTGGTTGGTCCAGGGTGGTTCGATTGACATGCCAGAATGGACTAAAGACATGCGACATCTCGAGGGTGACGACTGGACGAAATATGCCGTGATAATCATTGTCGCTGTTTGTGTGGTTTTTGCGCTCATGATGGCGACGGGCATAGCGCTATTGAGATCGGATAATGCTCATGGGTATTCCTGATATTTCGGATGCGGCGGAGGTAAGCGACCTGCTGATCCGAGACGCAGGATAAGTGACTGATGATTACAGGCATAAGAGACTTTCAAGGGAgatgagaaaaagagacTTACTGGCTATGAGGCTATGATAGAACGCGATATACAACGAGCGACGCCTTTATGTATTTTGGAATTTGTATGAGCTTGGATATGTCGAATCGGCCTGGACTGCGCCGCTGCGGCAATTGTGATGAAATTCCCCATCTGCAAGGTTTACATGCCGTTATTGGCCATGAATGATGGAGTTCGGATAATCGATTTTAATGATTTGATTCTGTTTCCTGCCTACTCTTTTGTCGCTGATACACCTTCACTAACAGCACAACTTAAGCCTAAGATCAAGGTAAATAGCGTTATATCGGCAATAATTActactttacttaataacTTGTATCTTTGTAGTGCCTTAAAACCTGCCGCTCCTGTAACCAGGTCAGGCTCCCTTGAGTCAGCGCAAATCCCTGCGTTACGTTTTGGAGACCGCTTTCTACTCATCTACTACCACGTCTCGGTTCAAGGCGCCATCTACCAGACACTGGCTATCATGTTATCATAGTGTTATTCCTATATGCAGCATTTCACAACAAGCCAGTCCACAAAGCCGACActaaccccccccccccccctgcGTAGATCTATCAGCCTACATGCAAACACTCCCCTTACAACCTATGTCTATTTCACTCCGGGCCTAAAGCCAGAAGCGATGTTAATGCGACATTTCTTGACTACCTTTTGGTCATGAATGGCAAAGCCTATAACGTGTCAGCCAAGAACAAAAACCCTCAAATTGTCTAGGAAACAGATTCTCATCTGTCAAAACTTACATTCCAAGTCGCGATCCACAACCTTAATAACCATCGTAAAGTCGATCCTATAATGTCTTTTCCCAACTTTTCGCTGATTCTTATTAAAACCAGGCTCAATTGGGACTAATCGATCTCGAAGTGAAGAGAAGTCAACCTCTATCTCGCCAACACACTCGGCACCTTTCAAGATACAGTTAGACGTGTCTCCCATCAGCATACTCAACCTTACCTTCGTTGTTGGGATGAGTTTTTCTATAGTGCGATTTTGTTGCACGATCTGACACGTATAATACCTCTTTGCAGATAAAGGGCCGGACAGGCCATACGTCGAATGTATGACTGCAGGTAAAGGGCTCACACTGCCATACCGATGGAACCACTTCTCCCTGCATTGGAGTTAATTCCCTGATGGATGAAATGTGTGTAGAAAGAGACTCACTAGCTTCAAGACCCAATCGATCGTTCGCTTGATGTATGCCATCCCATCGTGGTTGTCATAAGACGGCGTGAGACCTTTGTGCTCATCATACAGTTCGAAAGGTTCAGAACGCATTATTCCATAACTTGAACGAGCTATCCTCTCTGGGCCATTCGCCTTATTCAGAGCTCTAAGAACAGCCCCTGATGCTACCGCATTGATGATAGAAGTTCTATACATCGAAGGTTAGTCAGCGACGTTAAGATACTTTCCTTGGGAAACAAACCCTTGCTGAGGCTCCATCAACGTGACGCGACAATTATGTTCCCGACCATATTCTTCTAAGAACTCCTTGAGTCTCTGGCTAAGGGAAATTGAGGTTCCGAATCCTCCAATGAGAACAACTTTCTGCAGTATTCTATGTCAGAGCGATCGGGTTGTTTGACCAAATGGAACTTACCCCGACGGTGTATCCTTTTCCCCTtgcttcttcaagctgaCTCTTCACAATCTCAACTATTGCGTCTAGATgcctgaagaagatctcttGGATCTTTTGTCTACCACCATTTGGTCAGGAAGAGGATTTTCTTGAGCTTTTTGACTGAACTTACTTCGGAACGTAAATGCATTCATTTCTGAAACCCTTGGCGGGATTGTCACGaagtcctttaatataaatctctttccTTGGTCTTTGCTGCCTGTAGTCAAAGCCCCTCTTGATCCTCTTTTCAAATTCTTCGAAAGTTATTCTCTCAACGATTCCATGAATGGTCTCAGTGCCGTCATTGAGGTACGTTTCCTCAGCCAGGAGATCCTCGAGATACTCCCGGAAACCTTCATTGAGATAACTAGATCCATGCAGACCACCTTTCGAGCAACAATCAGTAATAGATACAATGCATTGCTACCATACAACATACCTCCAGGAGCCACGATCTCGGTTTCTAGTCTCAATGGCTCCTCGCTGCTGACTCGATATGTGTTCGCATCGACAGTTCCGCCACCTTGTCCATTTTGTTAGCTGAAAAAGCACAACCGGAGTAAAATCGTACCTgcatcaaggagaacaaaACAATCGCCAGACTAATTAACTGTATTAACAGCTTATCGCAATACAATTCAAGGGAGATGCTGTACCTTTATTTGAGCCGAGGTGGAAAGCATGTGCGCAGCTGCAGCCTCTGGCTCTGAaacgatgaagaggttgtcaaTGCTCTTGTTCTGTAAATCAGCCCTTGTGAAGTTGGCTCGCTTCATGGCCGCCGCAAGGCATGCCTGCATATCCCGGCATGCTTTCTGCGTCCAGATAGCAGGCACACAAAGTATCATTTCTTTCTCATAACTATCATCGAAGCCTTGACGACGTAACTGGGACCGGGTATGCTCCAAAAGGTAGGTAAGGAAATCAGCGATGACATGAAGAGGCCCTTGGATCACGTTCCTTCTCTTGAGTGTGTCAATAGTCTCTCTTACATTCCGCCTAACCGATTCAGTCATCTCACTTTGGTCCAGTAACAGCTTGAATCGGGACATAGGCTggttggtggtgttggagtGCGTAGATGGACGATTCCAGACTTCATGTACTCGGTAACCCCACCGGAATTCCTCAGACATGTCCGAGAGCATGGAGATgtccccatcttcatcgggTGCTTGTACAGCAACCCTATCGCCGTTCTCTGAAGGTTCCTCGGGGTTATCGAGATTAAAGTGGTCGCGAAAGTGGCGATCCAAGGGATATATCACCTCGGTAGGAACCTCCAAACCCATTGGATCATTATAGTGGTAGTTATAGTTCTCGGGGTAGTTTCCGATCGAACGAATAGACCTCGAGTCGACGGAATCGGACGGACATCCTTGGGGCACGTCGACATATGAAACTGCTGAGTAAGTGGTACCAAAGTCTACCGCAATGATGAGGCGTTTCGGGAAGGGATCACCACGGTCCTCATCTAGCAGGTCAAGATTGATTGGTTCCGGTCTAGAATGGTCCTCTtcaggttggtgttggtgattgGGTGCATTTTCGCGACCCAAGGTCACCGTTGATGACCTTGAGAACGACATGATTTAAGCGTGGGTAGCAAAACGAATAATTCGCGCACAGCACGCCAGGAGGTCCCgtatttaatctccttatcTTTACAGCTGAGCCCCACGATGCGACAGCGAACCATCTCTCTAGGCAGCAAGGCAGAAACGCAGCTATCATGGGAGCGCGTAGATGTCGCGTTGGCCAATAGAAACGTGTTGTTGGTTCGATGAAAATGCAATATGGCACAGTTGAGTTGATACAATTGGACAATTTACGCATCACATCACCTGTGCGCAGCCTGCATACAAGGCGACAGGGGTCGAGCCAACAACAACTCCAGCAGCTTCGAAGgcctccaacttctcctcaAGCAACAGCACCATGGCAAGAAAGAACAATCGAAAATCCAAGCGGCGTACCAGGTCCAAGCCGACAGAGCGTTTCTTATGGAGCAACACCGAACGACTTCAACTTCGAGCATACCTGGACTGGTGTGTGCAATCCTGTGTAAAGTTCGAGGTCACAGCTCCTGGTTATCTCCAAAATGTGACGGGGAGGCAATTCTCGAAAGAGCGCATCCGACGAAAGCTATATACCGAATGGCAAACCTATGGAAAATGCAACAAGTTCAATGATTTGTTTGAGCAAGGAACAGCCGGTCTACTTCCCCTTGAAGGCGAGGAGCAGGAAACTTTCTACCAAATTGTCGCCAGCATGAGTCCTGCCCAGGGAGCGCGTTGCACACGAAGCAGATCTTTGGGTCTTGCTGCCCGGTCAGGTACTCTCTCCGCGCCTCGTTCTATTTATTCAATAAGCAGCTCCAGAGAACCCAATGAAGTGTCTACTCCACAGGCTGGCAACTCAAACGCGATACCAGAACGGCCAAGACAAAAGGTTAGAGGCTGGATCTGAGGAAAGGGAACCTGAACTGACAGATCTGCAGAACAAAATAAAGTCCTCTTCGGGGCCGACA is a genomic window containing:
- a CDS encoding related to beta-lactamase, yielding MTQIHGTCDPRFHDVQTLLEKYLESGEEIGASITIDIDGKEVADIWGGYADKERTKPWEKDTIVNVFSCTKTITSLAVLMLVDRGLIDVNERVSHYWPEFEQNGKQDVLVRHLLGHTSGVSGWEEPLSTEDMYDVEKTTAMLARQAPWWTPGTASGYQALCSGHLLGELIKRVSGKSLRELVDTEIASVLDADFQIGAAEKTWDRISPIIPPDFTGIIPEFEEGSVQAKTLLNPPLDPNSVNTGPWRQAELGAVNGHANSRSLARILSAITLGGSSRGKKLLSEETIKLIFQEQSNGKDLVLGLPFRLGIGYGLTPSPALPWIPEGKICFWGGWGGSTIIMDLDKRMTIAYAMNKMGGGLVSSDRAEAYGKAIYQALEK
- a CDS encoding related to hsp70 protein; translated protein: MSFSRSSTVTLGRENAPNHQHQPEEDHSRPEPINLDLLDEDRGDPFPKRLIIAVDFGTTYSAVSYVDVPQGCPSDSVDSRSIRSIGNYPENYNYHYNDPMGLEVPTEVIYPLDRHFRDHFNLDNPEEPSENGDRVAVQAPDEDGDISMLSDMSEEFRWGYRVHEVWNRPSTHSNTTNQPMSRFKLLLDQSEMTESVRRNVRETIDTLKRRNVIQGPLHVIADFLTYLLEHTRSQLRRQGFDDSYEKEMILCVPAIWTQKACRDMQACLAAAMKRANFTRADLQNKSIDNLFIVSEPEAAAAHMLSTSAQIKSGDCFVLLDAGGGTVDANTYRVSSEEPLRLETEIVAPGGGLHGSSYLNEGFREYLEDLLAEETYLNDGTETIHGIVERITFEEFEKRIKRGFDYRQQRPRKEIYIKGLRDNPAKGFRNECIYVPKQKIQEIFFRHLDAIVEIVKSQLEEARGKGYTVGKVVLIGGFGTSISLSQRLKEFLEEYGREHNCRVTLMEPQQGTSIINAVASGAVLRALNKANGPERIARSSYGIMRSEPFELYDEHKGLTPSYDNHDGMAYIKRTIDWVLKLGEVVPSVWQCEPFTCSHTFDVWPVRPFICKEVLYVSDRATKSHYRKTHPNNEGAECVGEIEVDFSSLRDRLVPIEPGFNKNQRKVGKRHYRIDFTMVIKVVDRDLECFAIHDQKVVKKCRINIASGFRPGVK